A segment of the Leclercia adecarboxylata genome:
CAAAGTTATCGCCGCCGAACGCGGTCACGTCCCAGCCGAGCCGCAGGTCGAACACTTCCTGCCAGGCGTCGCCGTCAAGCTGCTGCCAGCGGCCAGGAGGGAAGCTGGCAAAGGGGGGCAGATGCACATCGTGCATGGAGAAAAACTGTCGCGTGTGGCCGAGGATCTCGTTAATTTCGGAGCGTTTCATGAAAACTCCTCATCCTGACCCTCTCCCCGCAGGGGAGAGGGAACGTGAACATCCTCACCCCTGTGGGGAGAGGCGTACAGTCATTACTTAACCGTCCAGCCCTTATAGTTGCCGACGTTGCTCTTATCGATCATCGTCACCGGGATCAGCACCGGCTCTTTCGGCGCCGGTTTGCCCTGCAGAATGTCATAGCCGATCTCCACCGCTTTCGCCGCCATCACCTGCGGGTCCTGCGCCGGGGTAGCAACAAACAGGGAGTTTTCCCGCTTCAGCGCCTCTTCCGCATCCGGCGAGCCATCGACGCCGACGATAAAGAACTCGTTACGTTGTGCCTGTTTTGCCGCCAGATCGGCGCCGATCCCCGTCGGATCGTTGATAGCGAACACGCCGTCGATCTTCGGATTGGCCGCCAGCAGGGAGGTCATCACCTCCAGCCCGCCGTCACGGCTGCCTTTGGCGTTCTGGTTATCCGAAAGGACTTTGATATCCGGATGTTTTTTAAATTCAGCCTTACAGCCTTCCACACGGTTTTGTACCGCAGAGACCGGCGGTCCGTTGATGATCACCACGTTGCCTTTGCCTTTCAGGCGGTCGGTGATCAGCTTACAGGCCATCTCTCCGGCCTGGGTGTTGTTGGAGGTGATAGTGGCATCGGCACCCTCTGCCGCCACGTCAACCGCCACCACCACAATCCCGGCGTCTTTCGCGCGCTTCACCGCCGGGCCAATTCCTTTCGAATCGGCGGCGTTAAGAATGATCATATCGACTTTGGCGGCGATAAAGTTATCAATCTGAGAAACCTGCTGGCCGAGATCGTAGCCGCTGGACACCAGCGTCACTTTCACGTTGTCTCCTGCCAGTTTGCGCGCTTCCAGCTCCGCCCCTTTGGTGATTTGCACAAAGAACGGGTTCGCCAGATCGCCCACCGTCACGCCGATGGACTTCAGCTCTTTGGCCTGCACAAACGGGCTTGCTGCAAGCAGTGCGCCAGCACAGAGCGCGGTAACAAGAGGTTTTAAACGCATATTTTCGTCCTCGTTATGTAGGGTATTGTTGTTATGCACTTTGATGGTGTCGGGTACGGTATTTGTCGATCAGCACCGCAATGATGATCACCGCCCCTTTGATCACCAGTTGCCAGAAATAGGAGACGCCCATCAGCGTCATGCCGTTGTTAAGGGTGGCGATAATCAGCGCCCCCACCAGCGTGCCGGTGATGGTGCCGATCCCACCGACAAAGCTGGTGCCGCCGAGGATCACCGCCGCGATAGCGTCCAGCTCATAGCCGGTACCGAGGTTGCCGTTGGCGCTGTACAGCCTTGATGCGCTCATCACCCCGCCGAGGCCCGAGAGCAGGCCGCTCATACCGTAGACAAACAGCAGCACCATCCAGACCTTGATGCCCGTTAAGCGCGCGGCCTGCATGTTGCCGCCCACCGCGTAGATATGTACCCCGAGGGTGGTGCGGCGCAGGATGAACCAGCAGACAACGATCACCGCCAGGGCAATCACCACCAGCCACGGCACCGGCCCGAGATAGTTATTGCCGATCCATTCAAAGCTGATGCTGGAGTTGATGACCGTAGTGCCGTCCGCCAGCAGGTAGGCCGCGCCGCGCAGTGCCGTGTAGGTGCCTAGCGTGACGATAAAGGGCGGCAACCCGGCAAAGGCCACCAGCGCGCCGTTGAACAGCCCCAGCACCATGCCGAGCATCAGCGCCGCCGGCACCGAGAGCATCGACAGCTCCGGCATCAGCGAGACCACCATCGCCGCCACCGCGGTGGTGCCCAGAATCGAGCCCACCGACAGGTCGATGCCGCCGGTCAAAATTATGAAGGTCATCCCCGCCGCCAGCACGATGTTGACCGACGCCTGACGGGTGATGTTCAGCAGGTTACTTTCGGTAAAAAAGTTCGGCGCGATAAAGCCAAATACCGCGACGATCAGGATCAATATCGGCAGGATACCGATGGTTTGCATCAGATCGCCCATCAGCATTTTTTTGGCGGAGGCCGCTTTGGCCACCTGTTGCGGAGTATTAGGTTGCGTCATGGTTATACCGCCCGATGATGAGAGTCGTTAACGCCGGTCGCCAGCGTCATGATGTTTTCTTGTGAGATATCGGCCCGATGGAGTTCCCCGGCAATGCTCCCTTCGCGCATGACGTACACGCGATCGCTCATGCCGACCACTTCCGGCAGTTCGCTGGAGATCATCAGGATCGCCACCCCTTTACGCGCCATCTGGTTCATGATCCGGTAGATCTCGCTTTTGGCCCCGACGTCCACGCCGCGGGTCGGCTCGTCGAGGATCAGAATGCGCGGGCCAATCGCCACCCAGCGGGAGATGAGCAGCTTTTGCTGGTTGCCGCCGGAGAGTCCGCCCGCCCGCACCTGGGAGTGCGGCACGCGAATATTGAGCAGGGCGATGGCATTATCGGAGATCGACTGGGCTTTTTTGCGGTTCAGCCAGCCGAAGCTGGCATCGCGTTCCAGCGTCGCCATGGTGATGTTCTCCTGCGCCGCCAGCTCGAGGAA
Coding sequences within it:
- a CDS encoding ABC transporter substrate-binding protein; the encoded protein is MRLKPLVTALCAGALLAASPFVQAKELKSIGVTVGDLANPFFVQITKGAELEARKLAGDNVKVTLVSSGYDLGQQVSQIDNFIAAKVDMIILNAADSKGIGPAVKRAKDAGIVVVAVDVAAEGADATITSNNTQAGEMACKLITDRLKGKGNVVIINGPPVSAVQNRVEGCKAEFKKHPDIKVLSDNQNAKGSRDGGLEVMTSLLAANPKIDGVFAINDPTGIGADLAAKQAQRNEFFIVGVDGSPDAEEALKRENSLFVATPAQDPQVMAAKAVEIGYDILQGKPAPKEPVLIPVTMIDKSNVGNYKGWTVK
- a CDS encoding ABC transporter permease subunit; this translates as MTQPNTPQQVAKAASAKKMLMGDLMQTIGILPILILIVAVFGFIAPNFFTESNLLNITRQASVNIVLAAGMTFIILTGGIDLSVGSILGTTAVAAMVVSLMPELSMLSVPAALMLGMVLGLFNGALVAFAGLPPFIVTLGTYTALRGAAYLLADGTTVINSSISFEWIGNNYLGPVPWLVVIALAVIVVCWFILRRTTLGVHIYAVGGNMQAARLTGIKVWMVLLFVYGMSGLLSGLGGVMSASRLYSANGNLGTGYELDAIAAVILGGTSFVGGIGTITGTLVGALIIATLNNGMTLMGVSYFWQLVIKGAVIIIAVLIDKYRTRHHQSA